Below is a window of Deltaproteobacteria bacterium DNA.
CATCATCTGAGAATCGAGTACGAGGATGTCGAGATATCCTGGCAAGACATGGCATCTGGCCCGGTTCCGGAAGATATTTTTCGAGCCGATTGTTCCGATCTGGACAAAGAGACCCTGGAGGCCCTGCGGGATGCGGCCCTGGCCTTGGACGTGGATCGGCTGCGGGTACTTGTCTCGGAACTGGGTCGGGAACGGTCCGATCTGGCCTCGGCCATTCTTGGTCTGCTGGAATCCTTTCGGTTCGAAGAACTGCAACGTCTGCTTCGTCTGGAGGGTGACCATGAATCCTGATGTCCAGACATCCATCCTGGTGGTGGACGACGTGCCGGCCAACCTTCAGCTGCTGAGTTCGATCCTCAAAAACGGCGGCTACCGGGTCCGACCGGCCATCAGCGGACCTCTGGCCCTGGAGGCGGCCCGGCACAGTCCTCCGGACCTCATACTTCTCGACATCAGCATGCCAGAGATGAACGGGTTCGAGGTCTGCCGGAGACTCAAGGCCGATCCGAAGCTGGCCGACATTCCGGTCATCTTCATCAGCGCCCTGACCGAGGCCGAGGACAAGGTTCGGGCCTTTGCCGAGGGAGGCCTGGACTATGTGACCAAGCCGTTCCAGATGGAGGAGGTTCTGGCCCGGGTACGCACCCACCTGGCCCTGCGGGCTGCGGGCAAGGAATTGGAGCGCAGGAACGCCGAGCTGGAAGAGGCCATGGACCGGCTCCGCACAACCCAGGGTCAGCTCATCGTATCCGAAAAGATGGCCGCTCTGGGGGTTCTGGCCGCCGGGGTGGCCCACGAGATCAACAACCCGGTCAATTTCGTCCAGACGAGCTGCCACGGACTCCAGAAGGACGTCGAGGATCTGGCGGCCCTGGTGGCGGCCTACCGGCAGGTCCTAAACGAGAATCAGCAACGATGTTTGGCCGACCTGGAGCGGCGTCTCGACTATGAAACCTTGCGGGCCGAGATCCCGCAGCTTCTGGATCATGTGTTCGACGGCCTACGGCGGGCCGAGAGCATTGTCCGCAGCCTACTGTCGTTTGCCCGGACCGACGAGGACATGGAGCCGGATCTGGACCTTCGGGATGTGGTCGACTCGGTCTTGGTGGTGCTTCGCAACCGTTTCAAGGACCGGGCCAAAGTCGAGGTCCAGGATGCCAGGCCTCCGTCCGTCCGGGGCAACCGGGGCAAGCTGTCCCAGGTGGTTTTGAACCTTCTGACCAATGCCCTGGACGCCGTGGAAGGTCGGCCAGACCCGGAGCGCCGCCGGGTCTTGGTGAGTTTTGGAGACGAGGTTAGAGAAGGGGCGGCATACGCCGTCCTGCGGGTGGCCGACACCGGGCCGGGCATTCCCTCGGAGCTTCGGACCAGGATTTTCGACCCCTTTTTTACCACCAAGCCCGTGGGCCGGGGCACCGGCCTGGGGCTCTTCATCTGCAACAATCTGATAGAGGAACATGGAGGAATCATGGAAGTCGAAAGCGCTGAAGGACAGGGCGCGACCTTTTCCGTGTATCTGCCGGTGTCTGGAGCGTCTGGAGACGAATCATGAGCTCCAGTGAGAATTCGAGCCGGACCGACGGGTTCGACAGGCGGATGGAACCTCTGTCCAAGGCGTTGCAAACCATGAGGGAAAATTGTTTCGGGCCGGCCGACGGTTCGGAGCACATCATCCGGGGAGGGATGACCATGACGGGAAATGAACGACCAATAATCCTCTACGTCGACGACGAGGCTGAGAACCTGGCCAGCTTCAAGGCCCTGTTCCGGCGGGAATACGACGTCCGGCTGGCTGCCTCGGCCCAGGAAGCTTTGGACATCATGCGTTCCGAGCACATCAACGTCCTGGTCACGGACCAGAGGATGCCGGACGTCTCGGGTTCGCGCCTGCTGGAGCAGGCCGCCGAGGAGTTTCCCAATGTCATCCGTTTTCTGTTGACCGGGTACAGTGACTTCGACCCCCTGGTGGACGCCATCAACCGGGGCAAGGTCCAGGGTTATTTCAGTAAGCCCCTGGACCCCAAGGACTTCACCAGCAGGGTGGATCGGGCCCTTCAGCTTTGCCTGCTGATGGAGCGCAACGATCAACTCCTCTTGGAACTCCAGAAGAGTCAGACTCAGCTCCGGCAGGCCCACAGGCTGGCCCGCATCGGGATCTGGAGCTGGGAGCGGGACAAGGATCTGGTCGTCTGGTCCGAGGAGCTCTACCGCATCTTCGAGCGCGATCCAGCCCTTCCCGCTCTGTCACCGGAGGAAAGTCTGGGGCTCGTCGTACCGGAAAGCCGGGAAGTCTTGAGGACATCGCTGTCAGCCTCCCTGGAGGAAGGTCGACCCTTCAACATGGAGGTGCGGATCAAACTGAACTCGGGACGATTTCGCTGGCTGAACATTTTTTG
It encodes the following:
- a CDS encoding hybrid sensor histidine kinase/response regulator; translation: MSRYPGKTWHLARFRKIFFEPIVPIWTKRPWRPCGMRPWPWTWIGCGYLSRNWVGNGPIWPRPFLVCWNPFGSKNCNVCFVWRVTMNPDVQTSILVVDDVPANLQLLSSILKNGGYRVRPAISGPLALEAARHSPPDLILLDISMPEMNGFEVCRRLKADPKLADIPVIFISALTEAEDKVRAFAEGGLDYVTKPFQMEEVLARVRTHLALRAAGKELERRNAELEEAMDRLRTTQGQLIVSEKMAALGVLAAGVAHEINNPVNFVQTSCHGLQKDVEDLAALVAAYRQVLNENQQRCLADLERRLDYETLRAEIPQLLDHVFDGLRRAESIVRSLLSFARTDEDMEPDLDLRDVVDSVLVVLRNRFKDRAKVEVQDARPPSVRGNRGKLSQVVLNLLTNALDAVEGRPDPERRRVLVSFGDEVREGAAYAVLRVADTGPGIPSELRTRIFDPFFTTKPVGRGTGLGLFICNNLIEEHGGIMEVESAEGQGATFSVYLPVSGASGDES